In Cygnus atratus isolate AKBS03 ecotype Queensland, Australia chromosome 5, CAtr_DNAZoo_HiC_assembly, whole genome shotgun sequence, a single window of DNA contains:
- the LSP1 gene encoding lymphocyte-specific protein 1 isoform X1 → MSDSEECHQGAGGEDQVGDESHQESERLTAQWSVEDEEEAARERRRREREKQLRSQAEEGFNGTGSCSESAGSAQENHYDFKPSGPSELEEDEGFSDWSQKLEQRKQRSPRQSYEEEDSSVREAEVKLEQIQLDRESLEETQEENVAIREEERLCQEEEHIREQHEEERVEQEEKKRRRNEEEEAPEKRQKAPSPASLEEEELCSDHTAVCSTKITDRTESLNRSIKKSNSIKKSQPPLPVSKIDDRLEQYTQAIETSTKAPKPVRQPSLDLPTTSMMVASTKSLWETGEVAAQSAVKTPACKDIVAGDIVSKRSLWEQKGNPKPETNIKSTPSGKKYKFVATGHGQYKKVLIDDAAEQ, encoded by the exons ATGTCGGACTCGGAGGAGTGCCACCagggtgcaggaggagaggacCAAGTGGGAGATGAATCCCACCAGGAGAGCGAGAG GCTGACGGCGCAGTGGAGCGTGGAAGACGAGGAGGAAGCAGCCagagagcggcggcggcgggagcgggagaagcagctgaggtcccaGGCAGAGGAAGGCTTCAACGGCACCGGCTCCTGCTCAGAGAGCGCAGGCTCAGCGCAGGAAAACCA CTATGACTTTAAGCCCTCCGGGCCctcagagctggaggaggacGAGGGGTTCAGCGACTGGTCCCAGAAGCTTGAGCAGCGCAAACAGAG GTCCCCGCGGCAGTCGTATGAAGAAGAGGACAGCAGTGTGAGGGAAGCAGAGGTCAAACTGGAGCAGATCCAGCTGGACCGGGAAAGCTTGGAGGAGACCCAGGAGGAGAATGTGGCTATTAGGGAGGAAGAGAGGCTGTGCCAGGAGGAAGAACATATCCGAGAGCAGCATGAGGAGGAGAGAGTTGAGCAGGAG gaaaagaagagaaggagaaatgaagaggaagaagcacCAGAAAAACGCCAGAAGGCCCCAAGCCCCGccagcctggaggaggaggagctgtgctctgACCACACCGCGGTGTGCTCCACCAAG ATTACGGACAGAACTGAGTCTCTGAACCGCTCGATAAAGAAAAG taACAGCATCAAGAAGagccagcctcccctccccgtGTCGAAGATTGACGACAGGCTGGAGCAGTATACGCAAGCCATTGAG ACATCCACAAAGGCTCCAAAGCCCGTCCGACAGCCCTCTCTCGACCTTCCCACCACCAGCATGATGGTGGCCAGCACGAAAAGCCTCTGGGAGACTGGAGAGGTTGCAGCTCAGTCTGCTGTGAAGACCCCGGCCTGTAAG GATATCGTGGCTGGGGACATCGTGAGTAAAAGAAGCCTTTGGGAACAGAAGGGCAATCCCAAACCTGAGACCAATATCAAG TCCACTCCTTCTGGCAAGAAGTACAAATTTGTTGCAACAGGCCATGGCCAGTACAAGAAGGTGTTGATAGACGATGCTGCAGAGCAATAG
- the TNNI2 gene encoding troponin I, fast skeletal muscle, with the protein MAVETQSKGFVMAEKKRRAATARRQHLKSAMLQLAATEIEKEAAAKEVEKQNYLAEHCPPLSLPGSMQELQDLCKKLHAKIESVDEERYDTEVKLQKTTKELEDLSQKLFDLRGKFKRPPLRRVRMSADAMLRALLGSKHKVCMDLRANLKQVKKEDTEKEKDLRDVGDWRKNIEEKSGMEGRKKMFEAGES; encoded by the exons ATGGCCGTGGAAACGCAGAGCAAGGGCTTTGTCATGGCAGAA AAAAAGAGGAGGGCAGCCACTGCCCGGCGGCAGCACCTGAAG AGTGCTATGCTCCAGCTCGCTGccactgaaatagaaaaagaagcagctgctaaggaagtggaaaagcaaaactacCTGGCAGAGCATTGCCCTCCTCTGTCCCTCCCAGGATCCATGCAGGAACTTCAG GACCTGTGCAAAAAGCTGCATGCCAAGATAGAGTCAGTGGATGAGGAAAGGTACGACACAGAGGTGAAGCTACAGAAGACTACCAAGGAG CTGGAGGACTTGAGCCAGAAGCTGTTCGACTTGAGGGGCAAGTTCAAGAGGCCACCCCTGCGTCGGGTGCGCATGTCGGCAGACGCCATGCTGCGCGCCCTGCTGGGCTCCAAGCACAAGGTCTGCATGGACCTCCGGGCCAACCTCAAGCAAGTCAAGAAGGAGGATACGGAGAAG GAGAAGGACCTCCGCGATGTGGGCGACTGGAGGAAGAACATCGAGGAGAAGTCTGGCATGGAGGGCAGGAAGAAGATGTTCGAGGCCGGCGAGTCCTAA
- the LSP1 gene encoding lymphocyte-specific protein 1 isoform X2, which translates to MTSAILRRNSSKQGLQNLIRLTAQWSVEDEEEAARERRRREREKQLRSQAEEGFNGTGSCSESAGSAQENHYDFKPSGPSELEEDEGFSDWSQKLEQRKQRSPRQSYEEEDSSVREAEVKLEQIQLDRESLEETQEENVAIREEERLCQEEEHIREQHEEERVEQEEKKRRRNEEEEAPEKRQKAPSPASLEEEELCSDHTAVCSTKITDRTESLNRSIKKSNSIKKSQPPLPVSKIDDRLEQYTQAIETSTKAPKPVRQPSLDLPTTSMMVASTKSLWETGEVAAQSAVKTPACKDIVAGDIVSKRSLWEQKGNPKPETNIKSTPSGKKYKFVATGHGQYKKVLIDDAAEQ; encoded by the exons ATGACCAGCGCGATCCTGAGGAGGAACTCCAGCAAGCAGGGCCTGCAGAACCTCATCAG GCTGACGGCGCAGTGGAGCGTGGAAGACGAGGAGGAAGCAGCCagagagcggcggcggcgggagcgggagaagcagctgaggtcccaGGCAGAGGAAGGCTTCAACGGCACCGGCTCCTGCTCAGAGAGCGCAGGCTCAGCGCAGGAAAACCA CTATGACTTTAAGCCCTCCGGGCCctcagagctggaggaggacGAGGGGTTCAGCGACTGGTCCCAGAAGCTTGAGCAGCGCAAACAGAG GTCCCCGCGGCAGTCGTATGAAGAAGAGGACAGCAGTGTGAGGGAAGCAGAGGTCAAACTGGAGCAGATCCAGCTGGACCGGGAAAGCTTGGAGGAGACCCAGGAGGAGAATGTGGCTATTAGGGAGGAAGAGAGGCTGTGCCAGGAGGAAGAACATATCCGAGAGCAGCATGAGGAGGAGAGAGTTGAGCAGGAG gaaaagaagagaaggagaaatgaagaggaagaagcacCAGAAAAACGCCAGAAGGCCCCAAGCCCCGccagcctggaggaggaggagctgtgctctgACCACACCGCGGTGTGCTCCACCAAG ATTACGGACAGAACTGAGTCTCTGAACCGCTCGATAAAGAAAAG taACAGCATCAAGAAGagccagcctcccctccccgtGTCGAAGATTGACGACAGGCTGGAGCAGTATACGCAAGCCATTGAG ACATCCACAAAGGCTCCAAAGCCCGTCCGACAGCCCTCTCTCGACCTTCCCACCACCAGCATGATGGTGGCCAGCACGAAAAGCCTCTGGGAGACTGGAGAGGTTGCAGCTCAGTCTGCTGTGAAGACCCCGGCCTGTAAG GATATCGTGGCTGGGGACATCGTGAGTAAAAGAAGCCTTTGGGAACAGAAGGGCAATCCCAAACCTGAGACCAATATCAAG TCCACTCCTTCTGGCAAGAAGTACAAATTTGTTGCAACAGGCCATGGCCAGTACAAGAAGGTGTTGATAGACGATGCTGCAGAGCAATAG